GACAAACTCATCAAGTTGATAACGCTTGCCATAAAGCCCAAGAACAAGTTCACCGCAAGCAACGTTGAGAGGTTTTTAGCGGGCAATGAAACATACAAGAACGCCATGATTACAACCAGCTCAATCACGGTTGAGCCGATAAACCACTTCCACTTACGACTATAGAATAACGCAATCAGGTTAGCTAGTAACAAGCCACCCCCAAAAACGACGGTAACATTAAGTAAATTTAAAAGCATTTATTATTCCTTTCGATTTGCATAATATATTCATTATACTAAAAAATGCCTCGAGCCGCAGTAATCCTCGAGACATTCGTTATTTTACATTAATTTGTAATTAGCATACATTTCATCAGTAATAGCATATTGCACCGTATCACTAACGATGCCTTTGACAATCAACGACTTTAAAGCAATTCCTTCGCGTTGCATGCCTATTTTAATCATTACGCGACCAGACTTGGGGTTAAGGACATCGTGTTCCGCATGGATGCGCACTAAATTCAACTTCTCAAAACCAAGTTGCACGATTGCATTAGCAGCTTCCGGCATAATTCCTTGTCCCCAGTACGCTTGATTCAAAACATATCCGATTTCGGCAGACCGATTATTATCATCCAGCCGTAAATCAATTGTTCCTACCAATTTACCAGCATACTCAATCCCCCACTTTCCCAATGGATTGAGCATGAAGTAACTCTTAATACTATTTTCGATTACATCCTCAATTGATTTAGCCGGCGGTACAGAAATAAATTTGACGGTTTCTTCGTCGCGTAAGTACGCATAAATATCTGCCGCATCGGCTAACGTTACTGGTCGTAAAGTTAACCGTTCCGTTGTAATTGTCGTATATGCCGCTAACTGTGCTTTCAAAGTCATTTGTCTACCTCATCTATTTCCCAAAACGCTTAGCTTACGCCATACCAATATCTGAAATTTGGCGTGCTTCAATTAGTCTGATTATACAGTATCCACATTAGAAAATGGGCACCAATATTAAAATAAAATTAGAATAATAACACTTTTCATTTTTTCATTAACCCATTTGTATGTTACTATAATATATATTCAATACATTTAAAGGGAGAACCAATGCACAATATAGTCAACAAACTGTTAACCATGCAAAATGTCAGCATCCTTGTACTTGTTACTATCATTCTGACAATCGTAGGTATGACTTGGGGGGAACCATTCACTAACGCAAACATTATCGCGGTAATGCTATTAGTTTTTGCGGCAGCTTTATATCTGGTTGTTTCATACCGGACACGCTTTAGTGATACGCAACGCCGCATAAAATAACAGATTCGCCGTGGCAAAAAACACACTATTATTTATGTGACCTTACAATATCAAAAGCACAGCTGACAATTCGTTTGCCGGCTGTGCTTTTTTAGTATGATTTAATTAAAACCATTGATTAGCTTTGTTACTCATTAATACACTTTCATCGACCTTAGTTGGTACCCCACCAAGCGTACTGCTTTCGCTGAATTGCCATAGATCAACAGGTTGACCGTTTGTTTGGAGGGTGGCATTGGCTGAATAATTGGCAATCCACGCCCCACTGAACTTGCTGTAATTAATCTTATTGTCTAATACATATGACTGAAACGTAAACAAAACAATTGGCTTTTTCGTGTACTTACGTAACTGCGTATAATACGCATTCAACATCGCCGTTTCAGAGGCATTGGCTTGCTGGCGGTATTCATCATCGACTGCATAGAATTTTGCCGCTGGATCCATTTTAGTGCCGTCGCTACCCTTAGCAAAGTCATCAGCTTCTTTTTTAGCATCCGCAACACTGCCAAACGCCACGACCTTGTATTGGGCAAATGCAATTCCGTACTTTTTGGCTTGGGCAACATTGTTGTTACTTTGTGTATCGGATTTCGCGTCGTGTTGCATCCGAATAATTGCCAGACGGGTCGTTGGCTTTAGCTGCGCCCAATTGATGGTATTTTGAAATTCCGAAACATCAATGATACGTTTGTATTGTCCACTCGTTAAGTAACTGGCTTTAACATACCCTTTTACTTTGGTGTTATTAGTCGTTACATAATAATATTTATTAGTTTTCGTCCCTTCAACTACCTTCAGTTGCTTGGTAACATTGTAGGTTCTAGTTGCATTATTAGCATTGGTGAGTTTAGCGACCGTTTTAAGCTGCATGTTAGCCGTCTTACCGGTTTGCTTGCCTTTGAACGTGTAGATGGTCCCTTGTGCTAACTTTGCGTGATACGCCTTCTTAGCCACCTTCTTGCTCGATGTAACATATTTCGCTACTGGTCCACCTTTTTTGAGTACGCTAGTCTTCACATAACCTTTTAAATTACTAACATAATAGTATTTAGTTGTCTTATGACCTTTTTTCAAATTAAGCGTCTTAGTGACCGTTAGTTTTTTATGATAGTAATTCTTTAGCACCCGCTTAGCTTTCAATGTCCGAGCTTTTTTCGACCCGCCAAGGCGGTAAATGACTCCGCTAGCTTTTTTAGCATGGTACGTCGCCTTTTTTACCTTTTTTTGACTCGTTTGGACATACTTAGTGCTGGCATCAACTTGTGGCGTGGCTACCATACCACCAAGTGCCACGACCGACAACATTGCCACTAACAAACCTTTTTTCATTCTTCCCACCTCTTTTTTCAAATGTAATAGCGTAATTTCATGAATTTATTAGTTACCCGACAAATTGGATTAGCAAAGGCAACAAAATTACGATTCATACCTCAGGTTGAGAAATACCGGACCTAGTAGTTATTGCCACCTGCCAGCTCCAAATAAGTCATCGCAGCACTCGCAATTAATGCCGCTAATATATCATCCAAATAGACGTTAACTGAATCCGTGCGATCATTGATTTCACCAATTAAGCCTGGCTTTTGATCATCTAGCAAACCATAGTGCACCGTAGCCGCGGCCGAAAATTGTTGCGTAATCCCGATGGCCATCAATTCGTCAACATTGTGACCATTGGCATCACGTGCCAAGCGCGCTTTGAGTGGGTTACTATCAGACATCGTTTCAGCCTGTTCATCAATGTACAATGCTGTCAAAATAATATCGGCAACTTCATCCTTATGTAGCACCTTAGTAACCGCTTCACTCAAGCGCACCGCCTCGACAGTCAAATGATACTTAGGCTCCAAAAATGCGCGTGTCCCCGCCTCAATATCGCTAATTGCAACCCCACGTTGCGCTAATCGATCAATACTTGCTTGTTGTAATTGTTCCATTATCTATGCCCTCATAGTTTCCCTATTTTTTACAACGTATAAATAACCCGCCACACTTCGTATAATAATTGCCATTATACGCTGTTAGCATAAAAAAACCGAACTCAATTAAGAATTCGGTTCGGCTTTTTCACCATAATATTATGCGTGAGTAAGTGCTACTGCGCGCCCAAATAAAAAATTGACGTAGTAGCTTTCGGCCACATAAAACCTAGCCGGCAATTTTATTTTGTATCTGGGTAGATTTTTACAATCAAACCCGCACCATCAAAAACATGTTCAGCAATCAACCCGTGGGCTTTACCGATGATAACTTCATTCGGTTGGACCAAACTGGCTTTATAAGCGTTGTAGAAATTGATTGAACCCCAATCCATCCCATGTTCAAACGCCATGAATGTGGTGCCATACGCTTTGGCTTTTGGATCAGTCGCCGAAATAGTAATCATAGTTACTTCATCACCTGTCAGGGTTAAATCAAGAGTTTCTTCACCATTTGAAACGTGTGCGGTAGGTTCATTTGGTAATCGCAAGTTCGCTAAAGCATGCGCATTGTATCCAATTGCTAGTTCTTGATAAGTTGTTAATTTCATTACATTTCTTCCTTCAATAAGTAATTAGCTTCATAGTCCATCGCAACGCCGTATTCGTTCACGACTTGTCCTTGACGATGTTTACCATCTGTTAAAAGATCTACAATCACCTTACCGCCTTCGGGTAACGTCTTCATGAAGCTCCCCTCCGCATTACCATTCAGATCAGTCGTAACCCCACCCGGCATCACACCAAAAATTTCAACTGCAATGTTCCTTTGCGTATACTCCATACCAAATGCTTGAATCATTGCATTCAACGGTGCCTTACTCGTCATGTACGCAAAGGGATGGAAATAAGGACTGGCAACCGTTGGTATACTCAAATTCAAAATCCGCCCGTTATTTGCTTGTAAAATTGGTGTGAAGGCTTTAATCATTTCAAAGTTTCCAAAGAAATTGACATCCACAACTTCACGTAATTCAGCCGTAGTAAAATCTAATGGTGATTTTTGCATGTCACCAGGGATGCCTGCATTATTAATCAAGACATTCAAGTCAGCATGATTTGTTTTAATGTAGTCTGCTGCTTGCTGAATTGTCGCAACTGCATTCAAATCAAGTTCAATCCATTCAGCCGTGATTCCAGCTTGCTGTAATTCAGCAACCGCAGCCAAACCACGTTCTTCATTGCGGGCACCAAGTAAAATTGACCACCCTAATTCACCTAATTGTCGTGCCGTTTCAAAACCAATTCCTTTATTTGCGCCAGTAATCAATACTTTGTTTGTCATAATTTTCTTCACCTTTAATAGTTAATTGTGTTCTTGAGTTACATTTTCCACTTTTTGTAACTTGGTGTTTTATACTATAAACGCTCTGGTTACAAAAATCAACAACTGTAACTAATTTTCTTGAAATATTATTTTAAAAGCCTTAAACTAAGCATTAAGGAACGAGGTGAATCGCAAATGGCAACACTAACACGCGCTTCAATACTTACTGCGGCCAAAGCCGTCGTCGAAGAACTAGGCATGGAAAAAGCGCGGGTTTCCGATGTGGCAAAACGCCTAGGAACCACCCATGCAGCGCTATATAAACATTTCAAAAATAAAGATGATTTATTTGAGGAACTAACTAAACAATGGTTATTGACGACTGAAGCACCAATTCTCGAGTATCATACTGCTGAACCCAATGTAATCGCCGCTCATGATTGGCTGTTCCTACTCGCAAAAACGAAGCAAGCCAATTTTAAACGGGATCCAAAAATGTTCATGTTGTATACTACAAACGTTGCCAAATCGGCGCCCTTGTCCACATGGTTGTTCAATCGTCTCTGGGCGAAAGCCGAAGAAGTCCTAGGTGTCGACAGTCCTAATCATCAAGTCGGACACGCATTAATCACAGCATTCGATAGCTTCCATAACCCAGCATTATCATTTGCCTGGGCAAATCAAGATTTACCGACAGAGTTTGAACAAGTTTGGCAACTAGTGTCCCCAGCCTTAAATGAGCTCACGAAAAAGAACTGAGTTTAAAAACTAATGCACCTAAAAAGCCCCATTTCCATAAACTAATGGAAACGGGGCTTTTTATAGGTGGAATGAAGTATGTCTCAACCTCATCAATTCTACTTTGTTTCGGCGGTCCCAATAAAGTGATTCTTGGCCAATACGTGTCCTTGCAAATCTGGAAGTAACGCACTGAACGAGTCATACTCACCGGCCTGATACTCTTTGTCTAATGCAATTAACCAGAAATAATAGCGATGTTCACCATGTCCAGCTAACGGCCGTGGTCCGAAATAACCAATTCGCCCCTTACGCCCAGCAATAAAATCAAGTTCAGGATTCTTGGCAATCATGCCACCAACGGGAATCTTTGTCATGATTGGATCAAGCATCGCTGCCATGTGAATAGTTGGTTCCGCGAACGGGGCATCAACATCTTCAACCACAATCAATAATTGTTCGCTTCCAACCGGCACGCGACTCCAGTGAAGTTCTGGTGACAAGTTCGGATTTTCCTTCTCAGCCCGGTTAGTAAACGGGATAATTCCGCCATCCTTAAACGAGTCACTCGCAAACCGCATTTTTCCGGTAGTTATAAGTTCTCGGCGATTAACTAGCGCCAAATTAAAGTCCGCCCGACGTTTATGCATTAACCGCCCGACTAATTTTTCAACATTATTCATTTTTCACATTCTGCCTCATATATAAGTATAATGATTATACGTCATATCAAGCTAAGTTGCATTACTTATTCGCATTCTTCAGCGCTTCACGTACCGCCAAATTAGACATACTTGGATGATTAGCGATAAATGTCGTTACCCAGTCAGGATTGTCTTTGAACACCTCACGCAGTGCCCACCCAATCGCCTTTTGAACGAAAAATTCATCCGTGTGCAAATCATTTTCAATTGCCGTAACTAAATAGTCGAGATTAGTCGCTTCGTGAAATTGGAGCTGTAAAGTAATTGCGACCCGGCGACTCCAAAATGATGCATGCTTTAAATAATACTGCGACCATTCTGCCCATAATTCGGGCTTATTGCGTAAAATCAAACCAATTGTCTTGCGCAAAGTATCCACTGAATCCCACCATGGGTGATTTTCAACTAATTCACTCATATATAACAGCGTTGCCGCCCCACTACGTTTATAGTTTTTTTCGAGTAAATCCATGGCAACATATTGATACTCACGGGTTGGCTTTTCCCAATAATATTTAACTTGTTTCAGCAATTCAGGTTCGTCCCATTGTCTACTTTCCTTAAAAAGCTCGCGCTCCAATTGGCGTAACTCTGGTTTCTTAACGCCCTGATACTTAAATAGGTGCTTCATGTACGCTTCCATTGCGGCAATGTTTTCTGGATGCGTTGGTAAGATTAATTCTGTCATATTATTCCTTGTTAGTTTTGTTTGTTTAGGCACGTGAAGTAATCGCGATATTGGTTTCAGCTAAAACTTTCCCCGCCATTGCATGGTAAAGCGCATTCAAATAATAACCATCCGGCAAATCCAATTCCGCGTCCAAAGCATAAACCGTCAGCGTGTAGTCGTGATCTTGGTCTGGCGGAACCGGACCAGAATAACCAATCGTAAGGGCTGGATCAATCCCGCCCACGAATTTTGACATATTACTATTGGCACCTTGAACGACTGGTGCAACTGCCTGCCGGCTAAAATCTGCGGGGATTGTCGTCATCGTTACCGGCACATTAGCAACTACCCAGTGAATCCAGGAAAAACCAGCAACTGGAATCGCATCGTGATCAATCAGTGTGAATGCCAAACTCTTGGCCTCGGCGGGCACGTCACTGATATTAAATGGAAATGATACAACAGGTTCACCTTGATAGCGGTCCTGTTCATCGGCATACTTACCGTATTTATCAGGCATTTTAGTTGGGTCAAATGGTGTCGTAATTTTCATTGTTTTTTCCTCCGTTAATCTTCATTAGCCTTATTATACCGAAATGTCCGCCCCATGCGTTAAATTTTACGATTCCATTTATTCTAGCGTAGGATTCGCATTTCTGGACTTTTGTTTAAGAATACTCACGCACCACAGAATATATCTTAGGTACTAGTTTGAGTCCATCACAAAATCAGTGGTAGCTGATTTGATTGAATCTACCCCCAGCGACTGTTTTTTGCCAGTTTGAGAATTATTACTAACTAACGGAGTGCCGGTAAATTACTTGGCGGGCGTAGCCTTTACACCGCGACTGGGGGAATATGTGTGTAGCACATATTTCCGCTGAGGATAAGATGAGGAGTCTTAGGAATTTATTCCTTAGACCCCCAGCTTATCCGAGTTTGCCAAGACCGCACTTTGGCTTGGCAATGTGCTTCCAGCGTGGTGCGTCAAGTAATTTGCCGGCACGTAGTGGCAAGTGTATTCAATCCCACGTCAGACGGAATAGAGACAAAAAACCACCAATCTAAAACGACTGGTGGTTCAACATTTAAATTATTATTTTGGTTCAACAGTGCTGAAATATTTTTGGTATAACTTATCAGCATTTTTTAAATCGTAAGTTTGTGGGAATGACGTGTAGTACTTGAACGTCATTAAGTTGCCCTTCTTAGTCGCAACTAACAAGGCAAAATGTTTAACTTTGTTAACTGTAATTGGAACGCGGTGGACGTATTGAATGTTGTCAATCCGTTGACCATCGCTAATGACGTACACACCTTTTTCAACGTTACCGGCACGCGTGATGACGTTTTTGCCACCCTTTTGACCAAGGAAGTTATTGCCTTTTTCGTTAAATGAAAGGCCGTCCTTGTCGATGGTTTGCTTGTACCAAGCACCGTCAGCCGTTTGTGTCCACCAATCACCACGAATTGTGCTTGGGACTACGTTATAGAGTGGTTTCGTCAACGTAAACTTTTCAGTTGTTGCGAAGCCATGCTTCTTAGCCGTTACTGTCAAAACTTTTGAATTTTGGTCAGTAGGTACTTTAACTGAGAAGTCATGATTTTTAGCATTTGCTTTGCCGCTTACTAATTTTTTACCAGCCGCATCTTTGACGATGATTGTGGCACCCTTATCAGTTTTCCCATGAATGTACGTGTGGGCGGTATAAAAGGCTTTATCGATTTTCAATTCTGGTTTGAGAGCTTTATACCCTGCAAATAAGATAATAACAATGGCTAATGCCACTTCGAGCGTACTAAATAATTTTGCGTTGTCTTTTTTCATGATATCCCTATCTCCATTAATATTTCACAAAATAGTATATTATGCCAATCTGCCACTTAAAGCAACTAGATTAGCTCAATTCTTAGCATAATATTAGAAAAAAGACGTCGCACAAAAATACTTTCAAAACTTGCACCGTTATTTTTCAGCTTGAAATAGCCATTTTCTCACGGCATGTGCGTCTATTTTGTACCATAGTGCGCCGCTGCAGCTCCTAGGTTAAACCGTTGGAAGTACACAGCTCTAAATCCAACTGTTTTCATTGCGGTAATTAATTCATCATAAGTCATGAATGCTTGCGTGGTTTCTTCAAGATATTCATATTCTTGTTTTTGTTGAGCGACAACTTTGCCTAGCCATGGCATCACGTTAGTAAAGTACCATTTCCACGCCGGCACAATGAGCTTACTATCTGGTTGTGATGTTTCTAGAATAATCACATGCCCACCAGGTTTTAAAACTCGGTACATCTCTTGAAGTCCTGCTAGCTTATCTGGCAAGTTCCGCAAACCAAAGCCAATCGTCACGAAATCAAAACTATTGTCAGGATAAGGCGTGTGCATTGCATCCCCTTGTACCAAAGTAACTTCCTTGGCAACGCCGGCTGCAATGACTTTTTTATCAGCCAGTTCTAACATGTTCGCACTAAAGTCTAAACCAATCACATGCCCAGTTTTACCCACACTTTGCGCATGCATAATCGTCCAATCGCCGGTACCACAACATAAATCAAGCACCCGGCTGCCCACTGGAATCGGTTCTGTCGCTTGAATTTTGCGCCGCCATTGCCAGTGCGTCCCCAAACTGATTACATTATTCATTTGATCATAATTGGGCGCAATTTTGTCGAACAACTCTTGCACTGTTTGTTTTGAATTAGCCATGCCATCTTCCTGCTTCCTATCAATCAGGTGGGCAGTAATCACTTGCGCAACGTTTCCCACCTTCAACGTCAATTATTATTTTAATTATCCCATTTTGCCCGGTAAGTTGCCAATGCAGATACTTACGATTTTTGCGAAATTATCGCAAAATACGTGTAGAATGGACTCATACATAATGTGTGAAATGTGCTAGTTTTGCTAATCTCAAAATGACATTTTACACAAGATAGGAGCATCACCATGCTAAAGAAAAAATGGATTAAAATCGGCCTGGGGGTTATCATCCTTGCTTTAGCCGGCTTTTTGGCGATACAAATATATTTTTTCGCGCAAAAACAACAGCTTAAAAATTTCAAAGTCAGTTACCAGAACGAAATTCCAACTATTTACCTACCTGGATTGTATGGCACAGATATGACTTGGGGTGGCTTTATTCAACGTTACCAAGAATTTGGTCAAAGCAAACTTGGATACGTCGTCAACGTCGCCAAAAATGGGCAATTTACTGAAAAAAAAGTTGCCGGTATGCACGATAACCCAGCCATTCAAATGATTTTCGCACAAAATGCTCAACCAAAAATTGAAGCGCGCCAACTATACAAATATTTACAATACTTGAAAGCAAAACGCGGTGTGAAAACCGTTTATCTAGTTGGTCATTCCAGTGGTGCGACGATGGGCTATGACATGCTTGTCGCCCACCCAAACGATTCGACGATACCTAGAGTACAAAAATTTGTTAGCCTCGCTGGTGATTTCCCAGTACATGTCACGCAAGCGGCTCGTGCCAAAGTTAACAATATTTCACCATCATTGCAGGTACTAAACGTTGGCGGTAAGTTGTGGCACCTATCTTCCGATGGCCTTGTCAAATTAAAAGAAGTCACCATCTTACGTGATTATTTGCCACGTAAAACCGCTTATCAGTTGGTCATCATTAAAGGTGGCCCACTCAAAGCGTTCCATAGTACGTTGCACGAAAACGTCGCTGTCGATAAACTAGTAGCGCAATTTCTTTATCCGGTTCACTAAGTATTCAGTTGACAAGTCTCATAAATAAATTGGATGCTACGTAAGCACCCTTTGACTTGTCACTACTTTTTGTTATATACAAATACGTTTATATACCCCATTCAGAACAATAAAATAAGCCCGATTTCTCTTTATTGCAGAAATCAGGCTTATTAACGTGCGGCAAATATCTGGCTAAATTTTTTCTAGCGTGGAATTTGGATATGTGTCTCAGATTGATTCCCACTACGAGGCTGGAACCAGTCTGGACACCGTGATGGGAGACAAGCATTTGAAGCCACAGTGCGGTCTTCAAATGTTTGCGAAGCTTGGTTCGCTAACGCGGTAACCATCTTCACAAATCCATAATCAGTAACCAAACCCGTTACTGATTATGCCATCACGGTGCGAGCTAAAGTCCAGCCT
This is a stretch of genomic DNA from Periweissella cryptocerci. It encodes these proteins:
- a CDS encoding GNAT family N-acetyltransferase encodes the protein MTLKAQLAAYTTITTERLTLRPVTLADAADIYAYLRDEETVKFISVPPAKSIEDVIENSIKSYFMLNPLGKWGIEYAGKLVGTIDLRLDDNNRSAEIGYVLNQAYWGQGIMPEAANAIVQLGFEKLNLVRIHAEHDVLNPKSGRVMIKIGMQREGIALKSLIVKGIVSDTVQYAITDEMYANYKLM
- a CDS encoding GH25 family lysozyme, with translation MKKGLLVAMLSVVALGGMVATPQVDASTKYVQTSQKKVKKATYHAKKASGVIYRLGGSKKARTLKAKRVLKNYYHKKLTVTKTLNLKKGHKTTKYYYVSNLKGYVKTSVLKKGGPVAKYVTSSKKVAKKAYHAKLAQGTIYTFKGKQTGKTANMQLKTVAKLTNANNATRTYNVTKQLKVVEGTKTNKYYYVTTNNTKVKGYVKASYLTSGQYKRIIDVSEFQNTINWAQLKPTTRLAIIRMQHDAKSDTQSNNNVAQAKKYGIAFAQYKVVAFGSVADAKKEADDFAKGSDGTKMDPAAKFYAVDDEYRQQANASETAMLNAYYTQLRKYTKKPIVLFTFQSYVLDNKINYSKFSGAWIANYSANATLQTNGQPVDLWQFSESSTLGGVPTKVDESVLMSNKANQWF
- a CDS encoding phosphatidylglycerophosphatase A family protein, yielding MEQLQQASIDRLAQRGVAISDIEAGTRAFLEPKYHLTVEAVRLSEAVTKVLHKDEVADIILTALYIDEQAETMSDSNPLKARLARDANGHNVDELMAIGITQQFSAAATVHYGLLDDQKPGLIGEINDRTDSVNVYLDDILAALIASAAMTYLELAGGNNY
- a CDS encoding SDR family NAD(P)-dependent oxidoreductase — encoded protein: MTNKVLITGANKGIGFETARQLGELGWSILLGARNEERGLAAVAELQQAGITAEWIELDLNAVATIQQAADYIKTNHADLNVLINNAGIPGDMQKSPLDFTTAELREVVDVNFFGNFEMIKAFTPILQANNGRILNLSIPTVASPYFHPFAYMTSKAPLNAMIQAFGMEYTQRNIAVEIFGVMPGGVTTDLNGNAEGSFMKTLPEGGKVIVDLLTDGKHRQGQVVNEYGVAMDYEANYLLKEEM
- a CDS encoding TetR/AcrR family transcriptional regulator; this encodes MATLTRASILTAAKAVVEELGMEKARVSDVAKRLGTTHAALYKHFKNKDDLFEELTKQWLLTTEAPILEYHTAEPNVIAAHDWLFLLAKTKQANFKRDPKMFMLYTTNVAKSAPLSTWLFNRLWAKAEEVLGVDSPNHQVGHALITAFDSFHNPALSFAWANQDLPTEFEQVWQLVSPALNELTKKN
- a CDS encoding YbhB/YbcL family Raf kinase inhibitor-like protein codes for the protein MNNVEKLVGRLMHKRRADFNLALVNRRELITTGKMRFASDSFKDGGIIPFTNRAEKENPNLSPELHWSRVPVGSEQLLIVVEDVDAPFAEPTIHMAAMLDPIMTKIPVGGMIAKNPELDFIAGRKGRIGYFGPRPLAGHGEHRYYFWLIALDKEYQAGEYDSFSALLPDLQGHVLAKNHFIGTAETK
- a CDS encoding DNA alkylation repair protein, which encodes MTELILPTHPENIAAMEAYMKHLFKYQGVKKPELRQLERELFKESRQWDEPELLKQVKYYWEKPTREYQYVAMDLLEKNYKRSGAATLLYMSELVENHPWWDSVDTLRKTIGLILRNKPELWAEWSQYYLKHASFWSRRVAITLQLQFHEATNLDYLVTAIENDLHTDEFFVQKAIGWALREVFKDNPDWVTTFIANHPSMSNLAVREALKNANK
- a CDS encoding YbhB/YbcL family Raf kinase inhibitor-like protein — encoded protein: MKITTPFDPTKMPDKYGKYADEQDRYQGEPVVSFPFNISDVPAEAKSLAFTLIDHDAIPVAGFSWIHWVVANVPVTMTTIPADFSRQAVAPVVQGANSNMSKFVGGIDPALTIGYSGPVPPDQDHDYTLTVYALDAELDLPDGYYLNALYHAMAGKVLAETNIAITSRA
- a CDS encoding Ig-like domain-containing protein, whose amino-acid sequence is MKKDNAKLFSTLEVALAIVIILFAGYKALKPELKIDKAFYTAHTYIHGKTDKGATIIVKDAAGKKLVSGKANAKNHDFSVKVPTDQNSKVLTVTAKKHGFATTEKFTLTKPLYNVVPSTIRGDWWTQTADGAWYKQTIDKDGLSFNEKGNNFLGQKGGKNVITRAGNVEKGVYVISDGQRIDNIQYVHRVPITVNKVKHFALLVATKKGNLMTFKYYTSFPQTYDLKNADKLYQKYFSTVEPK
- the ubiE gene encoding bifunctional demethylmenaquinone methyltransferase/2-methoxy-6-polyprenyl-1,4-benzoquinol methylase UbiE, whose product is MANSKQTVQELFDKIAPNYDQMNNVISLGTHWQWRRKIQATEPIPVGSRVLDLCCGTGDWTIMHAQSVGKTGHVIGLDFSANMLELADKKVIAAGVAKEVTLVQGDAMHTPYPDNSFDFVTIGFGLRNLPDKLAGLQEMYRVLKPGGHVIILETSQPDSKLIVPAWKWYFTNVMPWLGKVVAQQKQEYEYLEETTQAFMTYDELITAMKTVGFRAVYFQRFNLGAAAAHYGTK
- a CDS encoding alpha/beta hydrolase; this encodes MLKKKWIKIGLGVIILALAGFLAIQIYFFAQKQQLKNFKVSYQNEIPTIYLPGLYGTDMTWGGFIQRYQEFGQSKLGYVVNVAKNGQFTEKKVAGMHDNPAIQMIFAQNAQPKIEARQLYKYLQYLKAKRGVKTVYLVGHSSGATMGYDMLVAHPNDSTIPRVQKFVSLAGDFPVHVTQAARAKVNNISPSLQVLNVGGKLWHLSSDGLVKLKEVTILRDYLPRKTAYQLVIIKGGPLKAFHSTLHENVAVDKLVAQFLYPVH